From the Sebastes umbrosus isolate fSebUmb1 chromosome 2, fSebUmb1.pri, whole genome shotgun sequence genome, one window contains:
- the pros1 gene encoding vitamin K-dependent protein S isoform X1 gives MWRNNRALGESLACLVFLLTLVDAYRFLSQSTASQFLRRHRRANSLFEESKKGNLERECIEELCNKEEAREIFENEPETEFFYPRYVACLGSHRVGINNPNSDAIPSDLRTCVKEISDQCSPPPCYKEGTKRCVDGQGSFTCECKPGWKGPRCEDDIDECSDPEFPAGCNQKCYNLPGSFNCMCEDGYFVNGKVNCVDIDECLLYPSICEEPAKCVNTPGLYECQCPLGFKYNFTSKICNDIDECELSVCDGTCINSVGSYTCHCDGRQGLRLAEGERYCEAIPVCVDLYDFKHPEMLYLGEQFAGLPVIYLRFRLPENTKFAAEFDFRTFDPEGVVLYAESSHDSWFMLGLREGRIEVQFKNQHTFKVTSGGKAINDGQWHVISVDELESSISVKISKEAVMSINSPDSLFTSVNGKLETKMYIAGLPNRTDNVIKPINPRLDGCIRGWNLMNQGASGVKEVIQEKKSKHCFVNVERGTFFTGAGLAHFNIDYSDSGSWNVDVKMNIRPSSSTGVLFALVHNNTVPLSVAVVTKGEYDAILQVFLDGVPVATLDSLMLCYPERLMVQLNVTPTEIQISGNSSTVTYMKSDALREALKHLNSAMQNPISTYMGGIPDDIPLPATPVTAFYHGCMDISVTGQQLDFDAALSKHNSIKSHSCPPVSAPESHPDAPHPHRK, from the exons ATGTGGAGGAACAACCGGGCTCTTGGGGAATCCTTGGCTTGTCTCGTATTTCTGCTGACGCTCGTCGATGCTTATCGAT TCCTGAGCCAGAGCACAGCCTCCCAGTTCCTGAGAAGGCACAGGAGAGCCAACTCCCTGTTTGAGGAGAGCAAGAAGGGCAACCTGGAGAGGGAGTGCATCGAGGAGCTGTGCAACAAGGAGGAGGCCAGAGAGATCTTTGAGAACGAGCCAGAGACG GAATTCTTCTACCCCAGATATGTTG CGTGTCTGGGTTCACACCGTGTCGGCATCAACAACCCAAACTCGGATGCCATCCCGTCAGACCTTCGCACCTGTGTGAAGG AGATCAGTGACCAGTGCTCACCGCCTCCATGCTACAAGGAGGGTACAAAGCGCTGTGTGGACGGACAGGGCTCCTTCACATGTGAGTGTAAACCCGGCTGGAAGGGGCCGCGCTGCGAGGACG ACATCGATGAGTGTTCAGATCCTGAATTTCCAGCGGGATgtaaccaaaaatgttacaacttACCCGGTAGTTTCAACTGCATGTGTGAAGATGGCTACTTCGTCAATGGCAAAGTCAACTGCGTGG ATATCGATGAATGCCTGTTGTACCCCAGTATCTGTGAAGAACCGGCTAAATGTGTCAACACGCCGGGCTTGTATGAGTGCCAGTGTCCCCTGGGTTTCAAATATAACTTCACTTCCAAGATCTGCAATG ATATAGATGAGTGTGAGTTGAGCGTGTGCGACGGGACTTGTATAAACTCAGTAGGCAGCTATACGTGCCACTGTGATGGTCGTCAGGGTCTGCGTTTGGCGGAGGGTGAGCGATACTGTGAAGCAATCCCTGTTTGTGTGGACCTGTATGACTTCAAACACCCTGAAATGCTTTACCTGGGGGAGCAGTTTGCAGGCCTTCCTGTCATCTATCTGCGCTTCCGTCTGCCGGAGAACACAAA GTTTGCAGCAGAGTTTGACTTCCGTACATTTGACCCAGAGGGAGTTGTGCTGTACGCAGAGTCCTCGCACGACTCATGGTTCATGTTGGGGCTAAGAGAAGGACGCATTGAAGTCCAGTTCAAAAACCAGCACACATTCAAGGTCACCAGCGGAGGAAAAGCCATCAATGATGGACAGTGGCATGTG ATCTCTGTGGATGAACTGGAGAGCAGCATCAGTGTAAAGATCAGCAAGGAAGCTGTCATGAGCATCAACAGCCCTGACAGTCTCTTTACATCAGTTAATGGCAAACTGGAGACCAAGATGTACATCGCTGGTCTGCCCAACCGCACCGACAACGTCATCAAACCT ATCAACCCCCGACTTGACGGCTGCATCCGGGGCTGGAACCTGATGAACCAGGGAGCATCTGGGGTAAAAGAGGTCATCCAGGAGAAGAAGAGTAAACATTGCTTTGTGAATGTGGAACGAGGGACTTTCTTCACTGGGGCAGGACTGGCACACTTCAACATTGACTACA GTGATTCTGGGAGCTGGAATGTGGATGTAAAGATGAATATACGTCCGTCCAGCAGCACAGGTGTCCTCTTTGCTCTTGTCCACAACAACACAGTCCCACTGTCGGTCGCTGTGGTAACGAAGGGAGAATACGATGCT ATCCTGCAAGTGTTCTTGGACGGCGTCCCCGTGGCAACGCTGGACTCGCTGATGTTGTGTTACCCTGAGCGGCTGATGGTGCAGCTGAATGTGACTCCCACAGAAATCCAAATCTCAGGCAACTCCTCCACTGTTACCTACATGAAGTCTGACGCCCTGCGGGAGGCACTGAAGCACCTCAACAGCGCAATGCAGAACCCCATCAGTACATATATGGGTGGGATACCAG acgATATCCCGTTACCTGCCACCCCTGTGACGGCCTTTTACCACGGTTGCATGGACATCAGTGTCACCGGCCAGCAGCTGGACTTCGACGCGGCTCTCAGCAAACATAACAGTATTAAGTCCCATTCTTGTCCTCCTGTGTCGGCCCCTGAGAGTCACCCTGACGCACCGCACCCGCACAGAAAGTGA
- the pros1 gene encoding vitamin K-dependent protein S isoform X2, whose translation MWRNNRALGESLACLVFLLTLVDAYRFLSQSTASQFLRRHRRANSLFEESKKGNLERECIEELCNKEEAREIFENEPETEFFYPRYVACLGSHRVGINNPNSDAIPSDLRTCVKEISDQCSPPPCYKEGTKRCVDGQGSFTCECKPGWKGPRCEDDIDECSDPEFPAGCNQKCYNLPGSFNCMCEDGYFVNGKVNCVDIDECLLYPSICEEPAKCVNTPGLYECQCPLGFKYNFTSKICNDIDECELSVCDGTCINSVGSYTCHCDGRQGLRLAEGERYCEAIPVCVDLYDFKHPEMLYLGEQFAGLPVIYLRFRLPENTKFAAEFDFRTFDPEGVVLYAESSHDSWFMLGLREGRIEVQFKNQHTFKVTSGGKAINDGQWHVISVDELESSISVKISKEAVMSINSPDSLFTSVNGKLETKMYIAGLPNRTDNVIKPINPRLDGCIRGWNLMNQGASGVKEVIQEKKSKHCFVNVERGTFFTGAGLAHFNIDYSE comes from the exons ATGTGGAGGAACAACCGGGCTCTTGGGGAATCCTTGGCTTGTCTCGTATTTCTGCTGACGCTCGTCGATGCTTATCGAT TCCTGAGCCAGAGCACAGCCTCCCAGTTCCTGAGAAGGCACAGGAGAGCCAACTCCCTGTTTGAGGAGAGCAAGAAGGGCAACCTGGAGAGGGAGTGCATCGAGGAGCTGTGCAACAAGGAGGAGGCCAGAGAGATCTTTGAGAACGAGCCAGAGACG GAATTCTTCTACCCCAGATATGTTG CGTGTCTGGGTTCACACCGTGTCGGCATCAACAACCCAAACTCGGATGCCATCCCGTCAGACCTTCGCACCTGTGTGAAGG AGATCAGTGACCAGTGCTCACCGCCTCCATGCTACAAGGAGGGTACAAAGCGCTGTGTGGACGGACAGGGCTCCTTCACATGTGAGTGTAAACCCGGCTGGAAGGGGCCGCGCTGCGAGGACG ACATCGATGAGTGTTCAGATCCTGAATTTCCAGCGGGATgtaaccaaaaatgttacaacttACCCGGTAGTTTCAACTGCATGTGTGAAGATGGCTACTTCGTCAATGGCAAAGTCAACTGCGTGG ATATCGATGAATGCCTGTTGTACCCCAGTATCTGTGAAGAACCGGCTAAATGTGTCAACACGCCGGGCTTGTATGAGTGCCAGTGTCCCCTGGGTTTCAAATATAACTTCACTTCCAAGATCTGCAATG ATATAGATGAGTGTGAGTTGAGCGTGTGCGACGGGACTTGTATAAACTCAGTAGGCAGCTATACGTGCCACTGTGATGGTCGTCAGGGTCTGCGTTTGGCGGAGGGTGAGCGATACTGTGAAGCAATCCCTGTTTGTGTGGACCTGTATGACTTCAAACACCCTGAAATGCTTTACCTGGGGGAGCAGTTTGCAGGCCTTCCTGTCATCTATCTGCGCTTCCGTCTGCCGGAGAACACAAA GTTTGCAGCAGAGTTTGACTTCCGTACATTTGACCCAGAGGGAGTTGTGCTGTACGCAGAGTCCTCGCACGACTCATGGTTCATGTTGGGGCTAAGAGAAGGACGCATTGAAGTCCAGTTCAAAAACCAGCACACATTCAAGGTCACCAGCGGAGGAAAAGCCATCAATGATGGACAGTGGCATGTG ATCTCTGTGGATGAACTGGAGAGCAGCATCAGTGTAAAGATCAGCAAGGAAGCTGTCATGAGCATCAACAGCCCTGACAGTCTCTTTACATCAGTTAATGGCAAACTGGAGACCAAGATGTACATCGCTGGTCTGCCCAACCGCACCGACAACGTCATCAAACCT ATCAACCCCCGACTTGACGGCTGCATCCGGGGCTGGAACCTGATGAACCAGGGAGCATCTGGGGTAAAAGAGGTCATCCAGGAGAAGAAGAGTAAACATTGCTTTGTGAATGTGGAACGAGGGACTTTCTTCACTGGGGCAGGACTGGCACACTTCAACATTGACTACAGTGA GTGA